One Alkalicoccobacillus plakortidis DNA window includes the following coding sequences:
- a CDS encoding HAD family hydrolase: protein MKAILFDFDGTLAHTLPVCFEAFQEVFRRFDERELTNEDIISMFGPSETGIIRENLKHTDSSSAIELYYTVYSETHDKLVPHSPEIIELLGDLRRKGYQLGIVTGKAQRSLDLSLEALKMTSYFDVVITGDDVTNAKPHPEGIQQAMKRLGVTNEDTIYLGDSDADILAGIDAGVRTVGVYWLPDYQPTFTQKPDVVCNKTTQLLTSFGIE, encoded by the coding sequence ATGAAGGCAATCTTATTTGACTTTGATGGTACACTCGCGCACACATTGCCTGTTTGTTTTGAAGCTTTTCAAGAAGTATTTCGCAGGTTTGATGAGAGAGAATTAACGAATGAGGACATCATAAGCATGTTTGGACCATCTGAGACAGGTATTATTCGGGAAAATCTGAAGCACACAGACTCATCTAGTGCGATTGAATTATATTATACTGTTTACTCTGAAACGCATGATAAATTGGTACCTCATTCTCCGGAAATCATTGAGTTGTTAGGAGATTTAAGGAGGAAAGGGTATCAATTAGGCATTGTAACAGGCAAAGCACAGCGGAGCCTAGATTTATCATTAGAAGCTCTGAAGATGACATCGTATTTTGATGTGGTGATAACAGGAGACGATGTGACTAATGCAAAACCTCATCCAGAAGGGATTCAACAAGCGATGAAAAGGCTAGGAGTTACAAATGAGGATACGATTTACCTTGGTGATAGTGATGCAGATATTCTGGCAGGCATTGATGCAGGTGTTCGCACGGTTGGTGTTTACTGGTTACCAGACTACCAGCCAACTTTTACTCAGAAACCAGATGTTGTATGTAACAAAACAACTCAATTACTCACAAGCTTTGGTATAGAGTAA
- a CDS encoding TetR/AcrR family transcriptional regulator translates to MKNRKEQIIKLAVEKIQEMGYMNFSYDDLSKELQVTKASIHYHFEKKEDLGLAVCSHLREGLEELADELNHSSIQVKDRPYAFILRRMQHISSTGICPVTAFQADMNELTNDLQEEVKRLSQLEAFSMVELLRDAKNEGAIQGTTKEDLEDLSWLLLSTIKGGLQYKRAINETVLEKILGQVRLLLK, encoded by the coding sequence ATGAAAAATAGAAAAGAACAAATCATTAAATTAGCAGTGGAAAAGATTCAAGAAATGGGTTATATGAACTTTAGTTACGATGATTTATCGAAAGAATTACAAGTAACCAAAGCCAGCATACATTATCATTTTGAAAAAAAAGAAGACTTAGGTTTGGCTGTTTGCTCTCATCTTCGTGAAGGATTAGAGGAGTTGGCAGATGAACTCAATCATTCATCTATCCAAGTGAAAGATCGACCGTATGCATTTATTTTAAGACGGATGCAACATATCTCTTCAACTGGAATTTGTCCGGTGACGGCTTTTCAAGCAGATATGAACGAGTTAACAAATGATTTACAGGAAGAAGTTAAAAGGTTAAGTCAATTAGAGGCATTTAGTATGGTCGAATTATTGAGGGATGCTAAGAATGAGGGAGCTATTCAAGGCACAACAAAAGAGGACCTAGAGGATTTGTCTTGGTTATTGCTTTCAACAATAAAAGGTGGCTTGCAATATAAACGTGCCATAAATGAAACGGTGCTAGAGAAGATATTAGGTCAGGTTAGACTTCTTTTAAAATAG